The genomic window GAAGTTTGTCTGGAATTGAGCAAAGATATCGAAGCAATTGAATATGTTGAACGGAGTAAAACCCGCAATTTAGTTGAACAAATTCTTGAACGTGACTCTAAAACTATCTTCCCTCCAGAAGTATTCACTCAATTAGAAAAATACAGGGATGAAATAGCCGCAGGACAAAATAAAATCCAAAATGGTAAAGCGGAAAATCCCCAAGATTTAGCAAAACATCTCCAAGAATTGCGACGACAGCGTAACGAATTACAAAACGAATATTTACCTGTTGGTTATGGTTTTGATTTTAATTCATTTCAGGCTACGTTGAATGAGAATACAGCCATCATTGAGTGGTATATTCTTAATGATAAAATATTGGCGTTTATTGTCACCAAAACAGGAAATGTAACAGTTTGGCAATCCCAAACAAAAGACAGAGAAGATTTGGGAAATTGGGGAAATCAATATTTACAAAATTACTACTATCAAAAAGACCAATGGCTTAATAAATTAGGAGCATCACTCCAAGAATTAGCCTCAACTCTGCACATTGATGAGATATTAACCCAGATACCAAAGCACTGCGATCAACTCATCCTCATTCCCCATAGATTCTTGCACTTATTCCCCCTTCATGCACTCCCAGTAAATCAATATTCTGAAAATCCGTCTTGTCTTCTAGATTTGTTTCCTGGTGGTGTCAGCTATGCACCCAGTTGTCAACTACTACAACAGGTACAACAGCGCAAACGTCCTGATTTTCAATCTCTATTTGCAATTCAAAACCCTACAGGCGATTTAAATTATACAGATTTAGAAGTACAAGTTATTCAAAGCTACTTTAATACTGCCAACGTCCTGAAAAAAACAGATGCGACACTCACCGCAATTAATAATTCTGACTTAAATACTTACCACTGCGCCCATTTTAGCTGTCACGGGTATTTTAACTTAACAAACGCTGGTAAATCAGCCCTAATTTTAGCAAATGCACCCACCTCAGATACACCAACAAAACCAGACTCCGAACGTTACTTAAATGTGCGAGCAGGAGAAACCCACGATTTAGAAGAATGTCTTACCCTAGATAAAATCTTCGCTCTACAATTAGGAAAATGTCGCCTCGTCACCCTTTCCGCTTGCGAAACTGGATTGATTGATTTTAAAAATACCAGTGATGAATATATTGGTTTACCTAGTGGTTTTCTGTTAGCTGGTAGTAAAGCTGTAGTTAGTAGTTTGTGGACTGTCAGCGATTTATCTACAGCATTTTTGATGATGAAATTTTATGAAAACCTGCAAATAATAAATAGTGTCTCTCTAGCACTTAATCAAGCACAGGAATGGCTACGAAATTTAACGACAGAAGAATTTGCAGCACTATTAGCTAAATATGATGCACAAATTGAAGAAATTTTTGCTCAACTTCCTAAAGGAGAGCGTCCTGTTGCAAGAGCGGAATTAAGAAGAACTTGCGAGCGTAAACCCCACCCTTTTGCAGCACCATTTTACTGGGCGGGATTTACAGCTACAGGGCTTTAACAGTGAACAGTGAACAGTGAACAGTGAACAGTTGATTCTGTTCACTGATTTAATGTGAGTTCGATGACCTCTCCCCAACCCCTCTCCGACGCGGAGAGGGGCTTAAATATCTTGAAATATCAACGAAAAATGAAGCTTTTAAAGCCTCTCTCCTTGCAGGCTACGGTGTACACACAAGTATTAAAATCCCAGTCACCACTTGCTTTATAGCCCTGAAATGTCATTCTGAGTGGAGCGGAGCGGAAGGAAGAATCTCGGACTTGCACCGTAGTCTCTAGATGTTTCATTTCGCTGTCGCTACATTCAACATGACAGTTGAGAATTTTGTCAAGGTTCTGAAATGTATGCTGGTAGCACTTGTGTGTACACCGTAGCTCCTTGCAGGGGAGAGGTTTGGAGAGGGGTTTTTTTAATTCGTCGAACTCACGTTGATTTAAGATTCAGGTTTGGAAGTTTTACAAAACTGCTTCACGCCAATTTTGGCAACATAAATTACTACCGGCGTTGCCAAGGCTATAGGAATATTACCACTTGCTGCTAGGTAGGCGATCGCAGCTGTCAATACGCCTGTCATCAACTCATCAAATTCTTCCTGACAGATGATGTTGCTGAGTTTTTCGGCTAATTTCTCTAAATAATTTGAATCTCCTCTTAAGCTAACTTCTGCATCAGTTGTCTCAACAGCAATCAACTGTGCTGCTGCTTCCAGATTTCCCTCACACTCTTCTATAGCATCTAAAGCCGCTAAAGCCTCTGGACTATCCGCCAACTGGCTGCGAAACTGACTAATTTCTTCTGGTGTAACGGTAAGCATTTAAGAGTTTTAACCAGTAAATATACGAAAAACTAGATAATTATACACTTCATGGCTTTTCCCTAGATAGGGTTCTAGAATAATTAGTCAAACTCAGTTTCACAAAAAGCTTTCAATAAAATAATACAGTTGGAAATTGCACCCAAATGAGCAATTTCATAACCGTGGGTGTTTTGGGTAGGAAATGCCAAACAAGCAGCACGTCCCACATGACCAAATTTCATTGCTATAGAAGCATCACTACCAAAGCCACTTAAGGTAGTTAGCTGTACAGGCATATTTAATTGCTTCGCACATTGGCGCAATTGTCCATTTAGCCCTTCATCATATATCCCATAGGCATCCTGAGCTAAAAGTACCGGATTTTCGCCGTCTTTAACCGGATATTCCTCAGATAACGGACAAATTTCTAAAGCAATCAAAGCATCTAAACGCTGATTTTGGGTAAAAAATAATGCCCCAATTGCGCCTACTTCTTCTTTGGCGGAAGCCACTAAATAAACATCCACGGCTGGCTGTTTTAAGTGCTGTGCTAACGCCAATAAAATTGCCACAGATGCTTTGTTATCTAAGGTGTAGCTAGCAATGTGATTTTTAAGCCTGATGGGCTGTTTACGATGCTTCCCAATTACCATTCTTGTTCCCGGACGAATCCCAGCCGCTTCTAACTCATCCGTAGTCAGTTTAGTTTCAATCCAGGCATTTTCCCATTTAATCGGAGTCTCTTCTTGCTGGACTTTTTGCGGGGATTCGTGGGAGACGTGGCGCGAACCAAAACTGAGAATACCGCTAATGGTTTCGTTGTCTCCTAGTAAATCAACAACACCTTCCCCGTAAACCCAAGGGAAAGCACCGCCTAACTTGCGGACTTCTACCCTACCCGCATCACCAATATTTTTAACGATCGCACCAATTTCGTCTTTGTGGGCTGTAATCGCCACTGCTCTATCAGAATTTTTACCGGAAATCTTCGCAATAATATTATCGGCGCGATCGCACCAAACTTCTACACCCAGCCCAGTAAATCGCTGCATCAGCAATTGATTGATTTCCCCTTCTGCACCGCTAGGAGAATGGTGCATGACTAATTCCGTGATAGTTTCAAATAAGCGATCGTCAGCCCACATTGGTCTTTTCAGTTCCAAAAATTTACTTCACAATAGCAGTCAAAACTGACTTTTTCCGTTGACGCTTGAGCTTACCTGCTATACCCAAAGCACCAAATCCTAACATCCCCATCGTGACTGAAGGTTCAGGTACGAATACCGCGTCTGCTATCAGTTTATGGGCTTTGCTGGAAGGATGAACATCGTCCCAATATAAATACTCGTCTGGATTATCACAAGTTATATAAGTTGTGGGGCTGGTGAATTGCAAGCAAGCATCAGTGACATTAGTAAAACCGAATTTCTCTGGAGATTTACGCCAACTATTAACTAGAGAATAAACATTAACTTCGGTGAGGTTAACGTTTGGGTTTTGACGAATAATTGCTAAATCCTTGGCTAGATTTGAATTGAAATCTTTGCTCGCGCCAGTCAGTTCATCAGCATTGCGTCCTGGTATACTAGCCCCTGGAAGCACACCCAAATCTGTCAGGTTGAATACCACAATGTTTTTAGCACCTGCTGTGACTAAGCTATTTACAGATTGGAAGATGTTAGTGTAAGGCTTTGGTTGATTAGGATCGCTAGGTATTTGTGGGAACAAGTAATCATTTCCACCTCCCGATAAAGCATAAAGTGCATTAGGATCTACGATGTTTCCATTTCCTTGTACAAAACCCTGAACTTGCTCTAAGACTCCAGGTAAGGGTGCGTTAGGAACAAGTCCATTACCAAATCCTGAATTAGCCCCACCAATAGCAAAGTTAATTCCCTGAGTAGGAATAGCATTATTCAGCAATATATCAGTGACTAAAGTTGGTTTTAACCCTAACTTGTCTCCTAAATAATCAACCCATATCAAGTCATTAGCAAAGCGTCCCTGAAAATATGGTGGAGGTGGAGTAGGCCTTGGAGGTTGTAAAACCTGACTTGTCAAGTTCAATATATTACCAGTATCAGCCAAACTATCGCCAAATACATAAAAGCTGCTAAACTTTGCCGCTTTAGCTTCAAGCGGAATGATGACAGAACAGATTGCAAATCCTGCCGCTATGATTTTGGTTTTCATATTTGATTTAATGCTGAAATGTTATTGTTATGCCTAATTAAGAAAATGACAGCTAGCCGATTTCAGGCTTGCGTGATTTTGTTTAAGTGACTTTACTTAGCCATCAATAACATAGCAGGAAAAATCACAGGCAAGATTTATATTTACGTGATTTTTACAATTCCAGGGCTTATCTCGTCTGCTTTAATTTCAATGCCTCATTAGCCGATATACCCTCACCCTGAGTGCCAAAATACCACAACGCCGCCGCCGCTTCTGCACGAGTCACGGGTTTTTTCGGTTGGAACAAAGTTGTATAGCCAAACACCCGACGAATATTTGATTGTTCGCCATTCTGGAAATCAGCTAAAACTGCTCTCAAAGATTTGGGGTCTATTTTACCCGCATCCTGAAAACCCCAAGTTTCCTTAACAGCCTCTAAATTAGCAGTTGGTAAAGCTTGGCGGGTATCTAGGGGTACTTTCCACAAGACTAATTGTTCTCGTGTGAGTGGTGCATCAGGGCGAAACAGAACGGCTGTAGAGTCACCAGACAAAGGACTAGGAATTAATCCAGCTTCCGCTAATCCTTGAATTGCTGGAAAATCAGGGTCTTGACGCGACACATCACTAAAAGTTGGTTGTACACTTTCTGATGCTGGGCGAATTTGCTTGGCGGGATTGTTGGCATACATGGCATTGTTAGCAGTCACTAGCCAACGGGCATATTCTCGCCGAGTGATAATTTTACCGGGTTCAAATTGGTTAGTTGTGGTAGGAGAATTAGTTTTATTGTTGGCAGTATCTGACGAAAATACCCCTAATGCTGCTAAATCTTGGATATATTGCTGTATTTGTTGCGGGGCTTTATTCAAATCGCTAAATTCTTGAGCCGTGGGTGTCTCAGATGTACTGGGTGATTGTGTTACCCAATTTGCTGGAGGTACTGGGCCAATAAACTGCGAATCGCCTGGTTGGGGAACATTATTAGTAGTTGAGGTAGCTGTACTATTTGGTACGTACTCAATCTTTAATAATGTAGAGGTTTGTGGTTGATTGGGTGCAGGATTTGTGACTGATTGCGGCTGAATAGACACATTCACTAACAAATCATTGCGACGCACTTCAAAAGTACCTTCTACATCATCTGTGGGCTGTTGTAGAATTTGCCAGTTGTTAGATTGAAACTGATTGCGGTAAAAACTAGTAATAAAATTGCTAGGTTCAGAACTTAGCCAACGAGTCAACACCCTATTGTCTGTAGCACTAGCAGGGGTAATTTCCTCTAGTTTGGCGTTGGGATATATGGGGATATCTTTGGGAAAATCCGCAGGTAACTGCACTGATGGTTCGTTTTGTCCAGATGGCGATTTATCTGCTGGAGATTGACCTAAAACTGTTGGGTTATTTTTTAACCTGGGGTCTGCTGCCAAAGACTGTTCCAGGTTTTTGGCAGTTGGCACGTTAGCACAGGCTGTTAACGAAGTTAGAAAAACAGCCAAACTTAAAAATACAGCTGGACGTTTAAACAAAAGCACAGGAAATCACAAACGCGTGTCAATTCCTACCCTAGCGCATACTGCCGTCATTGAATTGTAGTTTGCGGTTTTAGTTGCTCACAAATCTCTAGAAATTGAGTAGCAACAAGGGTTGAAGAAAAATTTTCTGCAACATACTGACTAGATAGGAAACCACGATTAATTACTTCATCTGGATGATCCAAGCAGTATCTCATGCAGGTGGCTAACTCTTGTATATCTTCATTTTTAAAGAAAAAGCCGTGTGTTCCAGCCAGTTCTGGTAATCCTCCCACTTTTGAAACAATCGAGCAGGTTTGGGTACTAGAAGCTTCCAATACTACATAGCCGGCTGGTTCTTGCCACCGCGAAGGTACTACCAAAGCCAAAGCATCCTGTAATTGTGCAATCACTTCTTGATTAGAAAGTTTCCCTAAAAATCTGACGTAATTTACAATTTCTAAACTAGATGTCAGTTGCTGTAATTTATTGGCTGTTCCTCCATCGCCTATAATCAAAATCTGAAAATGACGATTTTCATCTTTTAAAATTGATGCGGCTCTTAATAAAATATCTACTCCTTTATCTGCATCTAATCTGCCAACAAAAATAAATTTATAAGGCGTAGATAAGTTATGCAGATTTTTTGGCTGACTTTCAGACTTAATGACAATAGGATTATATAAAGTAACTACTTGCCAAGGAAAAGCACAAGATTCCCCTAGAAAATTGCTACAAGCTGTGTGACGATTTGCTATGAGTGCAGTACCAAGTCTAGTCCCTAATCTTGCCCATTTAACAAAGGTGAATAACTTCCATTTTAAAGGGTAGTTGGGTTTGGGTAAGGTATATTTGAATTCAGCTTGTAGCCTTTTGCCAAAGGACATCTGCTCATATTGAGAGTGAATAGATTGATAAAAACAGTAGTGATATTTAATAATAATTTTTTTATTGAGGATTTTACATAATAGGGCAAATATTAAATCATTAGAATTCATATGCACAATATCTGCCCAAAAAATAAGTTTTATCCAATTATTGATCTGCTCTTCTCTGGTAGAGATTGTTTTAACTTCTACACCTCTTGTTTCTAGTTCTGGTATGAGTGCATTAATGTATGTTATGACTCCAGCGATTTCATTCTTAAAATGTCTGTGTTGGATTAAAAGCTTCATAAAAAGTAACTATATTGATAATTTGATCGTAAATTACCTTGCAAATTAATCGAGTCAGTTAGTTTTGTCAAACATACTTATATTAAATCAGCTGTTTATAATCCCAGAATTTGCGGTGCAGTTATCCCAAATCGACTATAAAACTGTAATCTACTCCAAAATGCTGCCTTTGAGAGCGATCGCTAACTAATCTTCAGTGCTAAACTAGTTTTAAGACTTCCTTTAGCATTAGCTAAAGCTGCAAAATTAGCAACTCTGCTGATAATCGGTAATGTAGAAGAGTCAGGGGACGTGGGAGACTGTTGTGCTAGATTTAGTTCCCAGGTTGCAAAGGGTGTGTCCCTGGCTAGTCAAGATGCAGATGCGACACAGGTGCAATTTCTCATACTGGATCTAATTGATGTTCGCCACTCAGTAGGGGTAACTTTCTCACCAAAGCTAATTCACCCCGGTGAGATCAACTCATATCCAGCACAGGTGCAAGTTTTACTAATTCCTGGCTAGAAGCAGACAAAGAGCAATAAATTTGTATTTGTGGCTTGGTTAAGTTATCAGATACAAGTCAAGCATCTGGGGAATTACAGAAAATTTTCGCGCTGAAGTGTTGACACTGAAGAAACCCTTCAGTGGCTTTAGCTTAGGAAATTAACTATCCTCCTACAGATTGCATTCGATTGGCATCAGGAATTACTAGTGCGGCTCAATGCGTGCAATTAAATCCAGATGTTGCTGTATGATCTGATTTGCCTGAGTATAAAAATTTTCATCTGTTGACTCTACAGCCAGAGTATGATTTACAGGAGATGGAGGTTTAAATTACACAGCAAAAACCTTTCCATTCCAACAAGTTAGCCCAATTGGAAACAAAAAGCTCAAAAAGATGTATCTCATGTCAAAAACTCTGATCAGATGGGAGTATGAAAAATCTAAAATAGATATTAAATTGAGAAAAAAACGAACGACCATCGACAACTGTCAGTCTAGTCTAAGTTCTGCAAAACGTCGCCAGGTTGTTACCAGTGCTGAAACACGATTACATGCAAGTTTCCCAGGATCAGCCGAGCTATTCTGATGCTCCACTCCAACTGCTACTGTTTATTGATGGACGACCCAAGTCCAAACAACAGGTGCAGCGTATCCGTGCTTACTTAAAAGAATTACAGGCTGAGTATAACTTTGAACTGCAAATTATCGATGTTGGACAACAACCTTATTTAGCAGAACACTTTAAGTTAGTAGCGACACCAGCCTTAATCAAAATTCATCCAGAACCTAGACAAGTTCTAGCCGGTAGTAACATCATTTCTCAACTGAAAAGCTGGTGGCCTCGTTGGCAAACGGCTGTAGAAACTTACCTCAAACTCCAAGAGGACTTACAAGAACGTGTAGAGGAGAATGGGCGCATCTCACAACCGAAATCTACCATCCGTTCTGTTGCGGTTTCTGCGGAACTGATTCGACTTTCCGACGAAATATTTCACCTGAAACAAGAAAAAGAAAAACTTCTAGAGCAGTTACAGTTTAAAGATAGGGTAATTGGGATGCTAGCCCACGACCTCCGCAATCCCTTAACAGCTGCGGCGATCGCCATTGAAACCTTACAATCTAACTACAATCTAGAAACTGGTGAATTTCAACGCCTCAAACCAGCCTTAATTGCCCATTTATTAAAACAAGCCCGCAGTCAAACCAAGACAATTGACAGAATGATTGCGGATCTGTTACAGGTGGGTAGGGGTCATGATACAGAGTTAACAATTGTACCACAGAAGACACATCTCGGTCAACTCTGCTTAGATGTAATAGAAGAATTGCGCGATCGCTACATTACCAAATCCCAAAAGATAGAAACCGATATCCCTCAAGACTTACCCTCTGTCTATGCTGACCCAGAACGCATCCGCCAAGTCTTGATCAATCTTTTGGATAATGCCATCAAATACACCCCCGAATGTGGCACAATAGACATCTCCAAAATAGTATTATTCTGTGATAAAAGAACATTAAAGCGTTATTTTGACACAGAAGCATGAGCAATATACTGAATTACATTGAAGAGAATCCTAAACAAACCCAAAGGTTAATAGGTCTGGAATATGAACAGTTACAACAATTAATCATAAATGGGGAAAGATTATATCATGAAAAAAAAGCTTTACTGGAATCTAAGAAAGTGAGAATTATTGCTGGTGGAGGAGGTCGGAAACCAAAATTATCTATTTCTGAACAAATCATTTTAACTTTAGTGTATCTCCGACATCTGACAACCTTTCAACTTCTAGGTATTCAGTTTGAAGTAAGTGAGTCTACAGCCAACGATACGTTTAACTATTGGTTGCCTAACTTGCGAGAATTACTGCCATCAAGTTTGCTTGAACAAGTAAAAAAAAAACGCTTCTGACTATGAAGTAGTAAAAGAAATGCTCACAGAATATGAATTAATAGTAGATAGCTATGAACAAGTCAGAGAAAGACCTAGAGACAATGATGAACAAAAGAAATATTTTTCAGGTAAGAAGAGTAATCATACATTTAAAACTCAAATGATTATTTTACCTGATGCTAGTGATATCGTTGATGTTGTGGCAGGTGAACCTGGTCCAAAAAGCGATATAACTTTGTTCCGAGAATATCGTTCAGAGTTTGATGCCAAACAAAGATTTAAAGGAGATAAGGCATATCTTGGAGAAGATTTAATTACAACTCCAATTAAGAAACCAAGAAATCAAGAACTAACAACTGAACAGAAAGAACAGAACAAAATATTTTCATCTAAACGAATCTTTGTTGAACATCGAATACGGTCAGTCAAAATCTTTCGAGTTGTCCAAGAGAGATTTAGGTTAAATACCCGCAAATATAAGCAAGTAATTTTGACGATTTGTGGGCTAGTAAGGTTACGGATTCGAGGGCTAATATTACCATTAGAAATATCAGCTATATCATCAGGTTAAAATTATCGCATATAACTAGATATTTTTGCCTAATTATCAACAGCAAATATCTCAAAGTCTTATTTCATCGTACAGAATAGCTAATTTAAGATGATTGCATTTAGTGGCTACAGCCTAGCCAAACAAAGGCTTTGACTGTTTTCGGAGATGTCTAATCAGCATCGCCGGCTTACACCGCACTACCCAAAAAGTTCAATTCAGCATAGGTGATACTGGCCCTGGTATCCCAGTAGAAAATCGCGATCGCATTTTTGAAAACCACTATCGCCTAGAACGAGATGAAGGTACTGAAGGCTACGGTATCGGTCTTTGTTTATGCCAACGTATCGTCAGAGCGCATTACGGCCAAATTTGGGTAGACTCTAACCCTTATGGCGGAGCATGGTTTCACTTTACTTTGCCAGTTTACCCCTCTTGACGAATTACGAATTACGTAAAGCCTGCGGCATGGCTGCGCTTAGAGCGTAGCGGGGCGCAGCCCATTACGAATTACGAATTACGAATTACGAATTATCTTCACTGTCTGATAACAAGCAAATCCGATTACGCCCTTCCTCCTTTGCTTGGTAAAGGGCTTTATCTGCTGCGGCTATTAAATCTGAGGGGGAAGACTCCCAGCTTGGGATCATAGTCGCTACACCCATACTCAGAGTCAGATATTGACTCACAGTAGATTTTTCATGGGCAATATGTAAATCACCAACGCCATTTTGCATCATAGTGGCAACATGAACTGCACCGGATGAGTGAGTATAGGGCATAATCACAGCAAATTCTTCACCGCCATAACGGGCTACTAAATCTCGGTGTTTCTCTGCTTTCTCGTTTAAAGTATGACCTACTTTTTGTAAACAAGCGTCCCCTGCGGGATGTCCATAGCAATCATTGTAAAATTTAAAAAAGTCGATATCGCACAAAATCAGCGATAAAGGCACTCTTGATTGTGCTAGGTTAATCCACTGGGTATTCAAATAGTTATCAAAACGACGGCGATTAGCCAAGCCAGTTAAGCCATCTACATGAGCAAGTTCCTGCAAAGCTAAGTTTGCCGCTTCCAATTGTTTATAAACTTGTGCTTGTTGTAGCAGTCTACGTAAACGTTGACGTAATACCGCCCAATGAATTGGCTTGGTGATGTAGTCTGTTGCTCCTGCTTCAAAAGCACGATCAACCGATTCTTCATCATTCAAGCTGGTAATCATTAATATAGGAGTACGCTCCCATAGTTTTGAGATCACGGTATTACCTAATCCAGAATCAGTATCTAGATTTGCCAAAGCTGACATTAAATTATTTCTAGCAATTTGTAGTAGTTGCTTACAACACGTAAACCCATCCATAATAGGCATCACAGCATCTAACAAGACTATATCTGGTTTGACAGCCTCATACGCATCTAAGCACTGCTTTCCGTCTGTAACCTCAATGACTCGATAGCCTTCTTGTTCCATTACTTTACGCAACATTGTTCGGATGGTTGTGTCATCATCAGCCACCAAAATTACAGGAGGTTCTTTAAGAGAATATGGGCTTATGCGTGACATGAGTTGCGTTCCACAGAAATTCTCAAAGTTGAAGAGGAGCAAACCTAGAAAAATCTTGCTCTTGTAAATTAATTACTTGTAACCGAAATTTGTTTAAAGTAGCCACGTCCTGGTGACTCAATAGTTGGATAGTCAAATAGATACCTAGTTTTGATCAGGTCATCAGCAATATGCACAATATCTTTTGCTAATTTACTCTTGAGTAGCAATTGTGTTACTGTCTGATTAAATAATGTGTGTAAACAGTGACAAGCAATAATGCGATCGCCTAAGAATAATCGCCCACTCATCGATATGGGAGTTCTGAACACGCATTTATCCGACCTGCCTCGAAAACTTGTGTGGATGTAAACCTGTTCGATAATCTTTAGCCAAGAAAACAGCATCATACTAGTTCGCATAGATAATCTATCGATTTATATAGAAAGTTAAGGGACTTATTACCTTAATACTCATTTCTAGCCATACTAAGAAATGTTACTTTTATAGTTCCCGCTTGATCACATTTAATTGCGATTGTAGGTAAAACTTCAAATACTGGCTTTATGTCTTTACAGACTTAGTTATTTTAGACACTAGGCCAATAATGTAGATCCATCACCCTATGACCTGAAAACTCAGCATTATCATCATGTTGATTGATGAGATGCTATTTATCCGACATCTTTAAATAGATAGATTTGAGAGCTTCTTTTGTGGTAATCACATAATTTTCATCATGCTATTATCAAGTTATTAACAATGCTGGTCAATTATTTATATTTTGCAATTAATCTAGTATAATTACGTAGGCATACAGTTCATTAATATATGTTATATCAGAGAATTAGGTTAATTTCTCTGAAAAATGTCGGTACTATGTCTAAAATAAAGATGAATACAAACAAGCTGGCGTAATTAACAATTCAAAATTCAAAATTCAAAATGACGCTCGCGGACTCGCTAACGCTGCGCTAACAAAATTAAAGACAGTTGGAGTTAGGGATTTAAACCCCAACTCAACTGATACTACGTGTAGACGTAAGGGTCTTAAACCCTTGAATTTACGATAAATAAATATTTATGGTTAGGAAAAAGTAGGGGTGTAGGGGAGACAAGAAAGTAAAAGTCCATCGGCAAATTAATTATGTCCACGTATTAAGTTAGTCTATTTTATTTATGCCAGATCCATTAATGTATCAACAGGATAATTTTGTTGTTCTAGAAACAAATCAACCAGAACAGTTTCTCACAACAGCAGAGTTATTAGAAAAGCTCAAAATGGAATTGCAAAAAATTGATTTTCAAGATTTACCATTTGAGCTACAACAATTTGATTCTCCCGCAGATCAAGCCCAACATTTAATTGACACAAGTTGCGAATTAGATGTTGGGATTGGCAAATATTTGCAATGGTATGCAGTACGTTTAGAAAAGTAGGTGTTTAGTAAAGCTATTTTAATCGAGTTCGTAGTAAGGACTTTAGTCCTAAAAGAAGGACTAAAGTCCTTACTACAAACCTTTAATGCCCCATAACCAATCAGTAATGATTATTGACTATCAGTAATCACTGCTAATTCAATTTTATCCTCATTGACTAATGTGATTTTTACTTCTATTCCTGGACCAAAGTATTTGGTCATTTTTTCATGTTTTTCCTGCCAACCGCTAATTTGTATAGATGGCGAGTCAAATTCTAAAATCAAGGCATAAGCACCATTAATTTCTGTTTCTCGTAATGCTGTAACTACAGGTCTTTCGTCATCTGAAGGGCTTAAACCCAGATAAGAAAGCGCACTATCTAAATGGGCATCTTGTCCATAGCAATAGCGGGTAATATCTTTACGAATTTTATTTTGGGTAACAGTTGCTTGCTGTTCTCGCAATAATAAAACTGAAGGTTCAGTTGGTTGACTGAAGGGAATAGGCTTGATTTCATTAGCTTTGAGTGCTAATCCTCCTAGAAATAGTGGAAAGCCGTAGAAAAATCCCACTAAATTGAGTGTAGCGTTATCTAGAGCGTAAGCAACAAAGCCTACGATAATCAATATGCCACCGACGCTTAAACCAAGAGTTCCCAGAGAAATTTTACGTAACATAATCTCAGAATCGTATAAATTCTTAACACAT from Nostoc sp. UHCC 0870 includes these protein-coding regions:
- a CDS encoding response regulator; the protein is MSRISPYSLKEPPVILVADDDTTIRTMLRKVMEQEGYRVIEVTDGKQCLDAYEAVKPDIVLLDAVMPIMDGFTCCKQLLQIARNNLMSALANLDTDSGLGNTVISKLWERTPILMITSLNDEESVDRAFEAGATDYITKPIHWAVLRQRLRRLLQQAQVYKQLEAANLALQELAHVDGLTGLANRRRFDNYLNTQWINLAQSRVPLSLILCDIDFFKFYNDCYGHPAGDACLQKVGHTLNEKAEKHRDLVARYGGEEFAVIMPYTHSSGAVHVATMMQNGVGDLHIAHEKSTVSQYLTLSMGVATMIPSWESSPSDLIAAADKALYQAKEEGRNRICLLSDSEDNS
- a CDS encoding chlororespiratory reduction protein 7, producing MPDPLMYQQDNFVVLETNQPEQFLTTAELLEKLKMELQKIDFQDLPFELQQFDSPADQAQHLIDTSCELDVGIGKYLQWYAVRLEK
- a CDS encoding DUF2854 domain-containing protein, coding for MLRKISLGTLGLSVGGILIIVGFVAYALDNATLNLVGFFYGFPLFLGGLALKANEIKPIPFSQPTEPSVLLLREQQATVTQNKIRKDITRYCYGQDAHLDSALSYLGLSPSDDERPVVTALRETEINGAYALILEFDSPSIQISGWQEKHEKMTKYFGPGIEVKITLVNEDKIELAVITDSQ